TCTCGTTCACGAACCCCTACCTCGAGCCCGAGAAGTACTCCATCGAGGAGTGCAAGGAGCGCGGCAAGACGTACGCGGCCCCGCTCTACGTCGAGGCCGAGTTCATGAACCACCAGACCGGTGAGATCAAGACCCAGACGGTCTTCATGGGCGACTTCCCGCTCCAGACGGGCAAGGGCACGTTCATCATCAACGGCACCGAGCGTGTCGTCGTGTCGCAGCTCGTCCGCTCGCCGGGCGTCTACTTCGACAAGACCCCCGACAAGACGTCCGACAAGGACATCGTCTCCTCGCGCATCATCCCCAGCCGCGGTGCATGGCTCGAGTTCGAGATCGACAAGCGCGACCAGGTCGGCGTGCGCATCGACCGCAAGCGCAAGCAGTCCGTCACCGTCTTCCTGAAGGCCCTCGGCCTCACCAGCGAAGAGATCCTCGCCGAGTTCGCCGGCTTCGACTCCATCGAGGAGACGCTGTCGAAGGACACCATCCTCACGAAGGAAGACGCGCTCCGCGACATCTACCGCAAGCTCCGTCCGGGCGAGCAGGTCGCCGCCGAGGCCGCGCGTGCGCTGCTCGACAACTTCTACTTCAACCCGAAGCGCTACGACCTCGCCAAGGTGGGTCGCTACAAGATCAACCAGAAGCTCGGCCTCGCGGGCCCGCTCAGCGACTCGGTGCTGACCGTCGAAGACATCGTCGCGACGATCAAGTACCTCGTCCGCCTGCACCGCGGCGACACGACGTTCAACGGTCTCCGCGGCGGCCAGCCGGCCGAGATCCGTCTCGACACCGACGACATCGACAACTTCGGCAACCGTCGCATCCGCGCCGTCGGCGAGCTCATCCAGAACCAGGTCCGCACCGGTCTGTCGCGCATGGAGCGCGTCGTCCGCGAGCGCATGACCACGCAGGACATCGAGGCGATCACGCCGCAGACCCTGATCAACGTGCGCCCCGTCGTCGCCGCGATCAAGGAGTTCTTCGGAACGTCGCAGCTGTCGCAGTTCATGGACCAGAACAACCCGCTCGCGGGTCTGACCCACAAGCGTCGCCTCTCCGCGCTCGGCCCCGGCGGTCTGTCGCGTGAGCGCGCCGGCGTCGAGGTCCGTGACGTCCACCCGTCGCACTACGGCCGCATGTGCCCCATCGAGACCCCTGAAGGCCCGAACATCGGTCTGATCGGTTCGCTCGCCTCGTTCGCCCGCATCAACTCGTTCGGGTTCATCGAGACGCCGTACCGCAAGGTCACCGCGGGCAAGGTCTCGGAGCAGATCGACTACCTCACGGCGAGCGAAGAGAGCGACTACATCGTCGCCCAGGCCGGTGCCGAGCTGAAGGCCGACGGATCGTTCGTCCAGGACCGCGTGCTCGCACGTCGCGGCCAGGGTGGCGAGGTCGACCTCTTCCCGATCGACGAGATCGGCTACATGGACGTCTCGCCGCGCCAGATGGTCTCCGTCGCGACCTCGCTGATCCCCTTCCTCGAGCACGACGATGCCAACCGCGCCCTCATGGGTGCGAACATGCAGCGTCAGGCCGTGCCGCTGGTGCGCAGCGACTCGCCGTTCGTCGGAACCGGTATGGAGGGCTACGCCGCGATCGACGCCGGTGACGTCGTCACCGCGCAGAAGGCCGGCGTCGTGCAGGAGGTCTCGGCCGACGTCGTGACCATCCAGCTCGACGAGGGCGGCACGCAGGACTACTTCCTCCGGAAGTTCGACCGCTCCAACCAGGGCACGTCGTACAACCAGCGCGTCATCGTCTCGGCGGGCGACCGCATCGAGGTCGGCGAGGTCATCGCCGACGGGCCCGCCACCGAGAACGGTGAGCTCGCCCTCGGAAAGAACCTCCTCGTGGCGTTCATGACGTGGGAAGGCCACAACTTCGAAGACGCGATCATCCTCAGCCAGGAGCTGGTGAAGGACGACACGCTCTCCTCGATCCACATCGAGGAGTACGAGGTCGACGCCCGCGACACGAAGCTCGGCAAGGAGGAGATCACCCGTGATCTCCCCAACGTCAGCCCCGACCTGCTCAAGGACCTCGACGAGCGCGGCATCGTCCGCATCGGCGCCGAGGTCCGCCCGGGCGACATCCTCGTCGGCAAGGTCACGCCCAAGGGCGAGACCGAGCTGTCGGCCGAGGAGCGCCTGCTCCGCGCGATCTTCAACGAGAAGAGCCGCGAGGTGCGCGACACGTCGCTCAAGGTTCCCCACGGCGAGCAGGGTACGATCATCGCCGTCAAGGAGTTCAACGCCGAGGACGGCGACGACGAGCTCGGCTCGGGCGTCAACCGCCGCGTCGTGGTCTACATCGCCCAGAAGCGCAAGATCACCGAAGGCGACAAGCTCGCCGGCCGCCACGGCAACAAGGGCGTCATCGCGAAGATCCTCCCCGTCGAGGACATGCCCTTCCTCGCCGACGGAACGCCGGTCGACGTCATCCTGAACCCGCTCGGCATCCCCGGCCGCATGAACTTCGGCCAGGTGCTGGAGCTTCACCTCGGCTGGATCGCCAAGCAGGGCTGGAAGGTGGAGGGCACCCCCGAGTGGGCGGCCAACCTCCCGAAGGAAGCGTTCGAAGCCGCCCCGAACACGAAGGTCGCCACCCCGGTGTTCGACGGCGCGTTCGAGCAGGAGATCGCGGGTCTGCTCGACTCGACGACCCCCACGCGCGACGGCGACCGTCTGATCGACTCCTCGGGCAAGACGAAGCTGTTCGACGGCCGCTCCGGCGAACCGTTCCCGGCTCCCGTCTCGGTCGGCTACATGTACATCCTGAAGCTGCACCACCTGGTCGACGACAAGATCCACGCCCGTTCGACCGGTCCGTACTCGATGATCACCCAGCAGCCGCTCGGTG
This portion of the Microbacterium hatanonis genome encodes:
- a CDS encoding DNA-directed RNA polymerase subunit beta — encoded protein: MAAARNASNTTTNQKNGRGTSRLSFAKISDTLQVPDLLALQTESFDWLVGNEQWKARVAEAQSVGRTDVSEISGLEEIFEEISPIEDLSETMQLSFTNPYLEPEKYSIEECKERGKTYAAPLYVEAEFMNHQTGEIKTQTVFMGDFPLQTGKGTFIINGTERVVVSQLVRSPGVYFDKTPDKTSDKDIVSSRIIPSRGAWLEFEIDKRDQVGVRIDRKRKQSVTVFLKALGLTSEEILAEFAGFDSIEETLSKDTILTKEDALRDIYRKLRPGEQVAAEAARALLDNFYFNPKRYDLAKVGRYKINQKLGLAGPLSDSVLTVEDIVATIKYLVRLHRGDTTFNGLRGGQPAEIRLDTDDIDNFGNRRIRAVGELIQNQVRTGLSRMERVVRERMTTQDIEAITPQTLINVRPVVAAIKEFFGTSQLSQFMDQNNPLAGLTHKRRLSALGPGGLSRERAGVEVRDVHPSHYGRMCPIETPEGPNIGLIGSLASFARINSFGFIETPYRKVTAGKVSEQIDYLTASEESDYIVAQAGAELKADGSFVQDRVLARRGQGGEVDLFPIDEIGYMDVSPRQMVSVATSLIPFLEHDDANRALMGANMQRQAVPLVRSDSPFVGTGMEGYAAIDAGDVVTAQKAGVVQEVSADVVTIQLDEGGTQDYFLRKFDRSNQGTSYNQRVIVSAGDRIEVGEVIADGPATENGELALGKNLLVAFMTWEGHNFEDAIILSQELVKDDTLSSIHIEEYEVDARDTKLGKEEITRDLPNVSPDLLKDLDERGIVRIGAEVRPGDILVGKVTPKGETELSAEERLLRAIFNEKSREVRDTSLKVPHGEQGTIIAVKEFNAEDGDDELGSGVNRRVVVYIAQKRKITEGDKLAGRHGNKGVIAKILPVEDMPFLADGTPVDVILNPLGIPGRMNFGQVLELHLGWIAKQGWKVEGTPEWAANLPKEAFEAAPNTKVATPVFDGAFEQEIAGLLDSTTPTRDGDRLIDSSGKTKLFDGRSGEPFPAPVSVGYMYILKLHHLVDDKIHARSTGPYSMITQQPLGGKAQFGGQRFGEMEVWALEAYGAAYALQELLTIKSDDILGRVKVYEAIVKGENIQEPGIPESFKVLMKEMQSLCLNVEVLSADGTAVNLRDTDDDAFRAAEELGINISSRFESSSIDEI